AGCCCGGCGGACTGGTTATGAAACTCAGTGTTGCCAGATGGAGAAAGAATATCCCTGCCCCCTTGccagaaaatataaaatttctTTTAGCGATGTGAACGCTTAAGTCACGGTTCAAACTGCAAATCGTGAAACCGtgacttaatttttttaaatgcatttaatttgttttttaagacCATATGACTTTGCATTTATAAAAAGCTAGAATGGCAATAAAACATAACTGTAGTTTGTTTCGCAATAGTAATGGTTAACACTagtaatattttgaaaaaaacaaaatatcaCATTTCTACAACTGGCGATAGCGATGCATCGGCTCTCGGTGCCACCACCAATTTCGCGTCTGGTCACATTTTTGGGTAATTGTAACAAATAAAGGAAAGGCGAGGagctttgttaaaattttaacaaaattgGGTGAGATTTTAGAAGGTAAGTGCTTTAAAaggtttaaaaaatatagctGCGTGCACGGCGAATGTTAGTAACCTGGATATTCGTGTTCTAGTCGCTCACTTTCTCCCGCAATACATACGATACCGCACGACCCGACAAAAATGCCGCGATACAGGGAGTGGGACTTGGCCTGCAAGGTGTATGTAGGCAACCTGGGCTCCTCGGCCTCTAAGCACGAGATCGAAGGCGCTTTTGCCAAATATGGACCCCTGCGGAACGTGTGGGTCGCCCGCAATCCGCCTGGTTTCGCCTTCGTGGAGTTTGAGGATCGCCGAGACGCAGAGGACGCAACGCGCGCCCTAGACGGAACACGCTGCTGCGGCACTAGGATTCGCGTGGAGATGTCTTCGGGTCGCTCCCGAGATCGCCGGCGCGGAGAAGGTGGCAGTAGTGGACGCTCTGGTTCCGGTCGCTACAGGTAATTCTACGACGAAAGACTGTACTTCTGATGGTACTTGACTCAATGTGTCTCCCCAATGGAATCATGGATCACTTGACTCCGAAAATTGGGTACTTTCTTCGGAATACTAAGCATATAATGGCGAGCTAGTCTCCAACCGTCCAAACTAATCAATTCTTATCAAAACGTATACAATTTGTTATCGAAATTTCATTGGAATCATCGCAAAAACATTAATTGCTAATAGCAAACATGTACATTTTCCCGCCTTTTTCTGCACGTGATAGAACAGCCTGCGAAAAATGTCAGTTTTATTGGTACTTCTCCGCAGGCTGTTTTATTCAGGTCCAATTGACATGACATCTCTTTACataacatttataatttaaaattgactTAGTACGTTATTCAGACGAAACCTACAAactgtatacatatattatctACGATCCAATCATTTAGTGGTTGTTAAATGCGAGTTATCGACACTTTTTCAGGATAACTCCTCGGCTAGAACTACTTCCACTGCTACTTCTTCCTTCTACAACATCAACAATCTACAACAGCAACCATCTTCACAGCCACAGCCAGCAACCTTCAACTTGCAACTCTAAATTAACCATGTTCAGCGTCACAGCCTCACAGAAGTTTTGATTAGCAACCCAAATGATTTCATCCTAGAAGAAGCAATGCAGTCGCCCAAAGAGTTCTACTTATGAAGTTATCCTGCGTATCCTTCAAATAATTGCTTAcaattatttctttaatttagTTGCCTATAATACGAGGGTTCGCTGATAAATACGAAGGTCCGCTTTCTCAAGTACTTGACTCTTGATGTCGAGAAAACTGGCCTTAATCGCGTTTAACGCTGACGATTACAGCTACTATAGATTTGTCCGTCCATTTTTTCATTGCAAATTTATCCGACACCAATGTAGAATGCTTTAAGCCCTAAATGTAGGTTAGCGGTTGgttcaaaaagcaaaagcagcagcagcaataaaaCTCTAAACTTAATTGGTCCCCAGCTTAATTCATAGAAACAAAACAGTTTGCACAGCTTTCATTTGTGTTTCCCCTggtaatttgtttaaataatgaTTCCGCAGTATTTAACACACCTAATTTGCAGCACTTTGTAAGGCgcgtatgtacatacacttCTTACCATTCTAAGCTGATTTTATTTCATGTATTTGAACTTTAAAGTAACCTTTTCCTCTTTACCAATGCGTTTATTTCAGGTCCCGATCACCACGTCGCTCCCGATCGCCCCGCAGCCGCAGCTTTTCGCGCGATCGTCGAAGTCGCTCGGACTCTCGCGATCGtcattaatatttcaaaaaggATAACGTTTAAGCAGTGTCGCAATCGAAGAAGAAGCTGGCTTAGGCCGACTTTTATATAGGATGTCCTATGTTGATTGCGATGTAAGTAAATTTACTTCAGATGACAATATAAATCTTTCGATGCATTCttaaaattcctttttttttactaagAAATAAAGACGCACAATCAGCGAGTTTTGATTGGTTTCATATATCATCAAAAGCCGTTTGTTTCCAGCAAAAGGGGACGTGCATGATGCACTGTTTATTATGTGAGAATTGACGTGCTGCTGTACAACTTTCTTAGAAGTATGTTCGGATAATAATTTAAACAGGCGCACGAGTGTAAAAATATTATGTATACTAACAAAGGTACACTTTAAACTTAGAAGACGCAACACGAATTCGTTGCACATTTCGCACTGGAATAAACCTTACGTCTAGTCATTGTATGCATCCTCGCTGCAGGGCTCTGAGCCCCATCTGAAATAGCAGATCGGATTGGTTATGGCGACCCCTAGCGCATGCGGTATGTGTTCGACTCCTGAATTTGAGACAATTCGCCCTTGAAATTAATGTCGATGACAAAGTCCAGATCACGGTTGTTCCGCTCGTTGGGCTTCATCTGGAACGTGCCTGTGATCTCCTCGTTTTTCTTGGCCGTCATGTGGTCATCCAGGTAAAACACGGTTTGCTTCCAGTGCGTATATGTGGAGTCTGGGGACGTACTGAACCCAAGACGCTTGTGGCACTTGGTGAACTCTATGTTGAAGTAGGTGACTAATGCCTGCACGAAGTCGTTGCGCTTGATGCACAGGCTGAACTTGGACGAGAAGTTGAGATCTGCCTTTTGCACGGTATACAGGTCCACCTCCTTGACCATGCAAGATGTGGATACCACTTGCTTGGGATCGACCACGTCGACCAGTGGCTCGGTTACGGCCACCTTACGGATGCAGCTCATGTCGAAGCCGTAGACATCATCCCACCAGTTGATCTTCTCGTCCTTGTACTGTCGGTCTTCGATGGCAGTGATGTACAGCGTGCCCCTGTCCGGGAACATCATGCCATCCTTCTTCAGCCACTTGTCCCGCGCGTACAACACTGTATCCAGCATGGACTCGTAGAAGAGGCAGTAACTAGAGTAGGGACGGCAATGAAATGGTTAGCAATTAGCAGTCAAACCCCagttataaatatgtaaaattgAATATGCCAATAATCTTAACCACTAATGAAGACCTACCCCATCCACTCGGAAATAATGATGTCCACTCCCTCAATACCATTTGGAAGCTCAATCTCCTCAATCTTGCCCTTGACAACCTTGATCACATCTTGCAGATTGTTGTCAATAACCACTTGGCGGGCGAACTCGATAATGTTGGAGCAGTCGACGGCGATCACCTGAGCGGCGCCGGCTTTGGCAGCGAACATGGACAGAATGCCGGTGCCGCATCCTACGTCCAGTACGGTCTGCAAAGAGGGGATTCCCCGGTAAGAAGGGCtatgcaaaataataaaaccccGGAAGTTAACCCTACCTTGCCCTGGAACAGATGCTTGTTGTGGTACATGGCATTGCGGTATGTGACGGTGCGCACCTCGTCCTTGAGCATCTCCTCGTGGATCCCAAAATGGGCATAGGAGTCAAAGTAATAGTCGCGGGACGTCATCTCGTCGGCGTTGGCATTCGCATTGGGATTATCACCGGTGGAGCCCTCCGCGGGCAGCTTCTTCGCCACATTGTTTGAGTTCGCATTTGAATTGGGCGTGATGCCGGTCGCCGATTCCACAGCTGCCTCCATGGGGATGTCTGTGCTGGCCTGCGAATAATGTTCGTCAGCTACTGGTCTGTCGATTACCGTCACATTTTGATCAAAACTCACCATTTTCTAATTTCTTCGGCGTCTCTTTGGTTTTTCACGTCGAAAAATTAGCGACTAAATGATGGGACTGTTTCTACAGCACGCTAGTTTAAAATGTCGCTTAACAACACTGCCCCCAGACAAAAGCTGAAACCAATATCGCTATTTCGATACTATCGGTTTTACTGAAATTCTAGTATTTTTAAGGTGGTCGTCTCAGTTGGTCGTGTAATGTATGTTTCATATAATATagcataataaaatatatcattACATCGataagattaaaaaaaaaatatacacgAAAAAACTTATATTTATTGGTTTATGAAAAGGTGCAATGCTTCTCGTAGCAGTGCTCTTTCCCTGTTAAATGCATAAAACAGGAAACATGTATAATCGgtatttccaaataaatacCGATGGTTTTACTGTCACGTGTTCATCTCTAGCGACCGCTTGGCCGGTAATTTTGGCGGCAAGATATTCGCACATCGCATTTACTAAACAGAACGGAAAATAAAGCGAGGCAGAAATAGCGTCTATTACCACAGTTCCACTTATTAACTTCGTTTACCTATCAAAATGGAAGGCTTCGACGATGCGGGTGTCTTTTTCTCGGACAATTTCGGCGGAGAAAACCAGCAGGATGCGCAAATTAACTTGCAGGCGGTGAAGAAGAAGTACAAGGAGTTCATTCGCACTTTCAACGAGGAGAACTTTTTCTACAAATACCGGTAAGTGGACTGCATCTCCTCATCTGAACCACCCTAAACGTAATCCTCCTGCAGTGACACCCTGAAGAGGAACTACCTGAATGGCCGTTACTTTCTGGAGATTGAGATGGAGGATTTGGTGGGCTTCGATGAGACTCTGGCGGACAAGCTGAACAAGCAGCCGACGGAGCATTTGGAAATCTTCGAGGAGGCTGCCCGGGAGGTGGCTGACGAGATCACAGCTCCCCGGCCGGAGCATGAGGAGCAGATGCACGACATCCAGATTCTTCTGAGCTCCAATGCAAATCCCACCAACATACGGCAGCTGAAGTCGGACTGTGTATCCAAGCTGGTTAAGATTGCCGGAATCATTGTCGCAGCCTCGGGAATCAGTGCCAAGGCCACGCGGATGTCCATCCAGTGCTTGTCTTGCAGTACGGTCATCCCGAATCTCAAAGTGAATCCGGGTTTGGAGGGCTACTCCCTACCCAGGAAGTGCAACACGGAGCAGGCGGGCAGACCCAAGTGCCCGCTGGACCCTTTCTTCATCATGCCGGACAAGTGCAAGTGCGTCGATTTCCAGACCCTTAAGTTGCAAGAACTCCCCGACTTTGTGCCGCAGGGTGAGATTCCCCGCCACTTGCAGCTCTTCTGCGATCGTTCGCTTTGTGAACGTGTGGTGCCCGGTAATCGTGTGCTTATCCAAGGTATATACTCAATTCGGAAGGTGGGTAAACCCTCCCGCCGTGACGGTCGCGAGAAGGCCGTCGTTGGAGTCCGTGCTCCTTACATGAGGGTAGTGGGCATCACCGTAGACTCAGAGGGTGCGGGCGCCATCTCCCGGTACAGCAACATCACATCCGATGAGGAGGAGCACTTCCGGCGAATGTCCGCCTCTGGAGACATCTACGAACGTCTCTCACAGTCGCTGGCTCCCAGCATTTTCGGTTCGCGGGATATCAAGAAAGCTATTACTTGCATGCTTTTTGGCGGGTCCCGTAAACGTTTACCGGATGGTCTGTGCCGTCGAGGTGACATTAACGTCTTATTGCTGGGCGATCCTGGTACTGCCAAGTCGCAATTGTTGAAGTTTGTGGAGAAGGTGGCGCCCATAGCAGTCTACACTTCGGGCAAAGGCTCCAGTGCGGCTGGTCTCACGGCTTCGGTTATGAAGGATCCTCAAACGGTGAGAAAATACTTTCCACACCTAATCCTTGCAAACTAAATGATGCATTATGTCGTAGCGCAACTTTGTCATGGAGGGTGGAGCCATGGTGCTGGCCGATGGTGGCGTGGTTTGTATTGATGAGTTCGATAAAATGCGAGAGGATGATCGTGTGGCCATTCACGAGGCCATGGAACAGCAGACAATATCCATTGCCAAGGCCGGCATCACGACAACCTTGAACTCACGCTGTTCGGTCTTGGCAGCTGCCAACTCCATTTTCGGTCGATGGGACGACACCAAGGGCGAGGAGAACATTGACTTTATGCCCACAATTCTGTCCCGTTTCGACATGATTTTCATAGTCAAGGACATTCACGATGAGTCGCGTGATATTACCCTGGCCAAGCACATCATCAATGTGCATCTGAGCTCTAACAAGTCGGCGCCTTCAGAGCCGGCCGAGGGTGAGATATCGCTGTCAACATTCAAGAAGTATATTCACTATTGTCGAACTCATTGCGGTCCGCGCCTGAGTGAAGCTGCCGGCGAGAAGCTAAAGAGCCGCTACGTGCTTATGCGCAGTGGAGCCGGACAGCAGGAAAAGGCATCTGACAAGCGACTGAGCATTCCCATCACTGTGCGCCAGTTGGAGGCTGTCATCCGCATCTCGGAGTCGCTAGCAAAGATTCGCATGCAACCGTTCGCCACAGATGAGCACGTGAACGAAGCACTTCGCCTTTTCCAAGTGTCTACCCTTGATGCTGCGATGACTGGCAGCTTGGCCGGCGCAGAAGGATTCACGACCGAGGAGGACCAGGAAACACTCAACCGCATCGAAAAGCAATTGAAGCGTCGCTTTGCAATTGGATCTCAAGTCTCGGAGCAGAATATTTTACAGGTCCGCACAGAAGTCTTATGAATCGTATGAACACCTTTACTTACAATTCTTTCTTTACTTAGGACTTTTTGCGCCAGAAATACGAAGAACGGACGGTAATGAAGGTTATTCACACCATGATTCGACGTGGAGAGCTTCAGCACAGGATGCAACGGAAGATGCTCTATCGTATTTGCTAAATACTGTTAATCaattcattatttttccaTCGTTAAATGTATCATCAATCATTTCGTCACGTTAATtgtatttccatttttattattaagagAAAACCACATTCTTTTCTATTATATGAGCCGAATAAACCAAAttaaatctttattttattcattcaAATGCTGCTAAATATTTCAACTACAATAATACAGTGATGATTTAGGAAACTAAAAGTTTACAGAATAGATTTCTTTGATACTTACGGTGGGAAATCCTAGGTATTTCAAGAGCATAAGTCAGTCGAGCCGGCAGACTAGTTGttagataaatatttatgattgtttacattaaaaaatgAGATTATAAGCAATGTCTAAATTCTGTTTGTTGATAATGCTTGGGCGAAACACATAGACCCTTTCGTCGGCCTCCAAATTTCCGCACAAACCGACAATTTCGCTCTACATTCGACTGTGTTTGCCTACGTCATTCGGACAAATCACAAAAACCAATCATATCGCCTTGGCCACTTgccaaatttttaaaaatattttttcctctGTTTGAGAACGTTTATTACTTCCTTTTATACAAAACTCAATTAGTATATATTTGCGCATGCACATCTATGTACTTACATAGATACATTTGAAAGCTGAAATGTACTCAATATGTgcacaaattttcaaaaatacgtAAGCGTGTTACGTATgctcgcttttggccatttaaaAACAATGGCCAATATATATGAGCATTCGAAATATATGAATTTCCGGAAGGAAATCTTTACAATCTTGTTTACCACGGAACATTGGCGGAATG
This genomic stretch from Drosophila yakuba strain Tai18E2 chromosome 3R, Prin_Dyak_Tai18E2_2.1, whole genome shotgun sequence harbors:
- the LOC6536551 gene encoding LOW QUALITY PROTEIN: RNA-binding protein 1 (The sequence of the model RefSeq protein was modified relative to this genomic sequence to represent the inferred CDS: inserted 1 base in 1 codon) gives rise to the protein MPRYREWDLACKVYVGNLGSSASKHEIEGAFAKYGPLRNVWVARNPPGFAFVEFEDRRDAEDATRALDGTRCCGTRIRVEMSSGRSRDRRRGEGGSSGRSGSGRYRITPXARTTSTATSSFYNINNLQQQPSSQPQPATFNLQL
- the LOC6536552 gene encoding protein arginine N-methyltransferase 1: MASTDIPMEAAVESATGITPNSNANSNNVAKKLPAEGSTGDNPNANANADEMTSRDYYFDSYAHFGIHEEMLKDEVRTVTYRNAMYHNKHLFQGKTVLDVGCGTGILSMFAAKAGAAQVIAVDCSNIIEFARQVVIDNNLQDVIKVVKGKIEEIELPNGIEGVDIIISEWMGYCLFYESMLDTVLYARDKWLKKDGMMFPDRGTLYITAIEDRQYKDEKINWWDDVYGFDMSCIRKVAVTEPLVDVVDPKQVVSTSCMVKEVDLYTVQKADLNFSSKFSLCIKRNDFVQALVTYFNIEFTKCHKRLGFSTSPDSTYTHWKQTVFYLDDHMTAKKNEEITGTFQMKPNERNNRDLDFVIDINFKGELSQIQESNTYRMR
- the LOC6536553 gene encoding DNA replication licensing factor Mcm5 → MEGFDDAGVFFSDNFGGENQQDAQINLQAVKKKYKEFIRTFNEENFFYKYRDTLKRNYLNGRYFLEIEMEDLVGFDETLADKLNKQPTEHLEIFEEAAREVADEITAPRPEHEEQMHDIQILLSSNANPTNIRQLKSDCVSKLVKIAGIIVAASGISAKATRMSIQCLSCSTVIPNLKVNPGLEGYSLPRKCNTEQAGRPKCPLDPFFIMPDKCKCVDFQTLKLQELPDFVPQGEIPRHLQLFCDRSLCERVVPGNRVLIQGIYSIRKVGKPSRRDGREKAVVGVRAPYMRVVGITVDSEGAGAISRYSNITSDEEEHFRRMSASGDIYERLSQSLAPSIFGSRDIKKAITCMLFGGSRKRLPDGLCRRGDINVLLLGDPGTAKSQLLKFVEKVAPIAVYTSGKGSSAAGLTASVMKDPQTRNFVMEGGAMVLADGGVVCIDEFDKMREDDRVAIHEAMEQQTISIAKAGITTTLNSRCSVLAAANSIFGRWDDTKGEENIDFMPTILSRFDMIFIVKDIHDESRDITLAKHIINVHLSSNKSAPSEPAEGEISLSTFKKYIHYCRTHCGPRLSEAAGEKLKSRYVLMRSGAGQQEKASDKRLSIPITVRQLEAVIRISESLAKIRMQPFATDEHVNEALRLFQVSTLDAAMTGSLAGAEGFTTEEDQETLNRIEKQLKRRFAIGSQVSEQNILQDFLRQKYEERTVMKVIHTMIRRGELQHRMQRKMLYRIC